From the genome of Corallococcus macrosporus DSM 14697:
TGCACTCGCGCTCCCAATCCCCGCCTCCGAGCACCTCGGAGGCATCCACCAGGCAGCGCCGCAGCGCCGCGAATTCGTCGTAGAGCGAGCGGGCGCCCCGGTGCGGCGACAGGCGCAGCACCGCGCGCGTGCGGCTCCAGGGGCTCGACTCCTCGCCCGCGAGCGTCCGGCCCAGCTCGCGGATGAAGGGCTCCACCAGGTTGTCCAACTGGGTGGGCGCGCCCTGCGACGCGTCCGAATCCGGCGCCGCCAGCACCATCCGCCGCCACAGCGCGGAGATTCGATCCGGCTGCTGACGGAAGAACCGCGCCAGCACGGCTGCCTTACGTCCACGCTCGCTCATGTCCAGTGCCTTCCGCATCGCGAACGGAAGCCAAAGCAAACCCGCGGCCAACGCCTCGGGACTGAGCGCGTCCAGTGAAATCAGCCACTTGCCGTGAAGGGCTGGGCAAGCAGCGGGGCACGACGCCCGTAGAAACTACAGGCGCGGCCCTGTAGCCCTGGAAGGAAGGAGGGTGCCGCCCTCAGTGGAGGGTGGGCTTGGGCGGGCGGCCGTGGTGGCTGTCCTCGTCGTCGGCCTCACCCGGGAAGTCGCTGAGGGTGCCGTCCGCCGGCGTCTCGCCGTCCCGGGCCTCCAGGTGGCCTTCCGGGGTCGGCGGGCCGGCGGGCCAGTCCGGCCAGGTGGCGTCCCCGGTGCTGACGCCGGGGCCCTGGGGGTGGGCCTGGGCGGCCTGGGCGGCCAGCAGGCGGAGCGCGGCGTCCTCCGCGGCATCCTGGGCGGCCAGCTCCGCCAGCTTCGCGGCCCGCTGCTGCCGGCGGCGCGCATAGGCCGCCACGCAGAGGAAGGACGCGCCCAGCCACACGAGCGCGGAGCTGGTGGTGAGGGGCAGCCAGCCGTAGCGCGCGGCCAGGCCCTCGCGCCAGTCCGTCTCCTCCACCAGCAGCGAGGTGCGGAAGGCCTTCCCGAAGGCCGTCTCGAAGGGCTCCCCGCGCGCCACGCCGTCCACCAGCGCGGCCATGGCCGTGGGGCCGAACTTCGCCGACAGGTGCGCGACGAAGGCGGCGCTCTGCGCGTAGGCAATCTCCACGTCCGACGGGACGTCCGGCCAGCTCCGGTCCAGGTGCTCGAAGTGGAAGACGCGCTCCTGGGTGACGGCGCGGAAGAGGGCGCTGTAGTGGGTGAGTGAGTAGCGCTCCCCGGTGACGTACTGCGCGACGCCTTCCTGGAACCAGCGCGGCCAGGACGGGGCGAGCTGCCCCAGCGCGACGTGCGCCAGCTCGTGCCGGAGCGTCTGCTGGCCGTCCGGCGCGTGGAGGCTGAGGGCGTCCAGGAGGATGATTTGATGGGCGGGGTAGGCCAGCGCCACGGCCCAGCCCGGGGGCCTGCCGCCCGGCAGCGCCAGGGCCTCGAACTCCGCGCGCCCCACGCCCAGGCGAATCTCCGTCACCCCCGGCCAGTCCTTGCCGAGGATGGTGCCGAAGCGATCCCGCACGCCCTCAATCTGCTGGGACAGCTCGTGCGCGGCGGCCGTGGCGGCGGCGGTGTGGAGGATGCGGAAGCGCTGCGTCGTCAGCTCCCCGCTGACCTGGGGCGGCCGCGTCAGGGGCACCAGCGCGGCGTCACTCACCACGTCATGGGCGTGGGCGCCATGGGGGCCGCCCGGTTCCTGGGCCCGGGCCCCAGGGGCGGCCAGCAGCAGGAGCAGGACAAGCAGGTGGCGCATGTGCGGCGGCCTCACGTTCCCACTGACATAACAGCCTCGCCCCAGGTTGCAGCAACCTCACCTCGCGGCGCGGCGCGTCAGGAGTCGCCGTTGGCCTTCTTCTGGGACAGGTAGGCCACGTTGTCCTCGACGCGCGCGTAGTCGCGGTCCGCGAACGTGGGGCTCTTGAACGTCTCCAGCAGCTTCTGGTGCGCATCCAACACCGAGCGGACCTGCGACTCGAACTGGGTGCGCTGGCGCTTCAGCTCGTTGATGTCCTCCACCACCTGCACCAGCCGCTGGTGGGCGCCGTGGACGATCTTCTCCGCCTGGTGCTCGGCGTCCGCGATGATGATCTCCGCTTCCTTCTTCGCGGCGTCCTTCAGGTCCTCGCTGATGCGCTGCGCGGTGACCATGGTCTCCTGGAGGGTGCGCTCCCGTTCCTGGTGCTGCTCCACCTTGAACTGGGTGCGCTTCACTTCCTCCTTGAGGGCGATGTTCTCCTTCACCACCTCCTCGAATTCACCAGCGATGAGCTCGAGGTAGGCCTCCACCTCACGGCGGGAGAAGCCGCGCAGGGCCGTTTCGAACCGCTTCTGCCGGATGTCGAGCGGAGTGATTTTCATGACGCCGGAGTGTAGCGCAGGGGCGTCACATCTCCAGGAATCAGCCCTTGACGGGGCCGGGGCCGCTGGCGGGTGGTGTCTGGCCGCCTGCCCGGCGGGCGGGCGTCAGCGGCGCGCCGGCGCCCATTGGGACACGACGGTGCGCGCGGCGTTCTGCACGCCCGCGGTGAGCCGCGCGTCCACGGCGGCGTCCTGCACGGCCTGGCGCGCGGTGGGCGTGCGCTGGAAGACGAGCCCGTTGAGCGCTTGAATCTTCAACGCGTCCGGCATCCGGGGGTGGCGGACCACGTTGGCGAGAATCTCCTCCGCCCGGGGGTGCTGGAACAGCGCCACGGCCCGCAGCGCCGCCTGCTGGATGCGCGGGTTGGGGTCCCACAGGAGCGTGGCCAGCGTGTCCAGGGCGCGCGCGTCCCCCAGCAGGGCCAGGTCTTCAATGGCGATGGCGCGAATCTCCTCCGGCGCCGGCCGCGCCGCCCCCAGCAGGCCCCGCAGCAGCGCGGTGTCGTCCGTCGCGGGCGCCGGGGCGGCCTCCGCCGGGGCCGCGGGCGCCGGGGTGGCCGGGGTGGCCGGGGCCTGGGCGCGGGCGGTGGTGGCGAGCAGCAGGCCAGCGAGAAGCAGGGGACGCATGGAGGCCCTTCTACCCCGGAGAGGAGAGATTTTCTTGACGCGATCTCCCATCGTGGGAGCTTCCCCGCTGCTACAGGCGTGTTGCAAACGGGAGCAAGGTTCGATGAACGCGGCGGCAGCGAACTGGCAGACACTGGAAAACGTCGATGTGGAGTGCACCCACTGCGGCATCCGGATGACCCTGCAACCGGGGACCCGGGTTCGCTACTACCGGTGTTCCGGCTGCCACCGCTGGGTGTCCAGCGTGTACTCCGACGTCTTCCGGGCGGACGCGAAGGTGCGCACCCACCCGGTGAAGGACACCGGCGCCCAGGACGAGCAGTTCATCGAGGTCAAGGACCGGTTGGACCGCTGGCTGTCCGCGCGGGAGGAGCAGGACCCCTACCACCTGCTGGGCGTGTCGCCGCTGGACTCGGCGGAGACGGTCCGCGCGCGCTACCACGCGCTGGCCATGGAGCGGCACCCGGACCGCGGCGGCTCGGCGGAGAAGATGCGGGAGCTGAACGTGGCCTATGAGCGCATCCTCCGGCACCGTCAGCGCAAGCGTCAGGAGGCGCTGTCGGCCGGCGTGCCCGTGGCCTCCGCCTCCGTCCTGCCCGCGCGCAGCAGGTAGCCCCAGAAGAGCGCCCCCAGGGCCAGGCCCAGCGCCGCCTTCACCCAGGTGGGGAACAGGTCGCCCGGGGACACGTAGCCCTCCACCACGCCGATGAGGGCCAGGAAGGGCGCGCAGCCCAGCACCAGCTTCACGGCCTCCCGCCCGCGCACCGCCAGCGCCTGTCCCCGGGGCAGCTCCCCCGGGTCGATGAGCGCCTGGCCCACCATCAGCCCCGCCCCGCCGGCGATGATGATGATGGACAGCTCCACCGGCCCGTGCGCGGCGATGAAGTCCAGCATCCCGCCCAGCATGCCCTCGCGGGCGCACAGCGCGGTGATGGCGCCGATGTGCACCCCGTTGTTCACCAGGATGAACAGCGTGCCCAGCCCGAAGGTGAGGCCCAGGGCGAAGGTGGCGATGGTGACGGTGAGGTTGTTGGTGGCGATGCCCGACGCCACCGAGTTGGGCGGCGCCACCGACAGGAGGTCGTCCGTCCACATGCGGCCCTGGGCCACGTAGTGGCGCACCCCGGAGGGCACCAGCAGCTCGGCGCCTCGCGGCTCCCACAGCACCACCAGCGCGCCCAGCAGGATGCCCAGGAAGAACAGCGCGGCGCTGGCGCCCACGAAGCCGCGCTCGCGGCGCAGGGTGGCGGGGAACTCCCGGCGGAAGAAGTGGCGCAGCGCGGGCCAGCGCTCGCGCGGCGGCTGGTAGATGGACGCGTAGGCCTGGCCGCAGAGCTGGTTGAGGAAGCGGTGGGCGTCCGTGCCGGCGTAGAAGGTCTGCGCATGCGCCAGGTCCGCGGACGCGCGCCGGTACAACGTGTCCAGCGTGCGCAGCTCCTCCAGCTTCAGGGTGCCGGAGCGCTGCTTCGCCAGCAGGGCCTGGAGCGCGTCCCAGTCCGCGCGGCGGCGGGCGACATAGGCGGGCAGGGGCGTGGCCATGTCAGCGCCCTCCCTGGACGCGGGCGCGCAGGAAGGCCTCGGTGCTCTCCGCGGAGGCCAGCACCGCGGCGCGCGCGTCCGCGTCAGCGGGCCCCACGCGCTCCACCAGCCGCGCGCCCAGCCGCCGCCGCACCTCGGGCGCAAGGCCTGGCGCGCGCGACAGGAAGGAGAGCACCAGCTCCACGTCCTCGGGCGCCAGCGGCCTCGCCCCGGCCTCCGGAGGCAGCGGCGCCGGCGCCGTGGGCGCGGCGGTGTACTTGTCCAGGTCGATGCGCTCCTCGCGCACCAGCAGCGTGCCGGCCAGCAAGTCCCCCAGGCGCCGGTGCTGGCGGGTGAGCAGCATGCTGACGCAGGCGGCGGCGTACAGCATGGGCATGAAGTCCACCGCGCGGCAGAGGTTGCGCACCGCGCTCTCGTAGACGCCCACGGGCGAGCCGTCCGTGCGCACCACGCGGATGCCGAGCACCCGCTTGCCCACCGTCTGCCCGTGGAAGAAGACCTCGCTCACCGTCCAGTACAGCCACTGCGTGGCGAAGACGCCCACCACCAGCAGCGTCTGCCCCAGGCCCGACAGCGCCTGGAAGACGCCGAGCACGTCCGACACCAGCAGCGTGAAGACGAAGTAGGCCACCAGCCAGAAGAAGAACAGCAGGCTCGCGTCCACCAGCCACGCGAGGCACCGGTAGCCGATGCCCGCGACAGGCAGCGTGAGCGCCACGCGCTCGGGGGTGGCGACGTCGAGATGGGGAGTCGGAGCAGGGCGCATGCGGGGTTGGCAGCATACACGTCTGCCTTCCACCTCCGCCTGCATGTCGCACCCCCTTTTCCGCTTGGACTTGCGGGATATCCAGGTCCCAGGCCCGTGTGTCGCGGTCGACAGTCGGCGCCGTGGGGGAGGAGGGTTCCATCGACTACTGGACGGCCGCGCGTGTCATCCGGCGGACAGCGATGACGAACCAACGGATGAAACCCCTGTAACGGGCTCTGATTCATGCACACTGGACACTCCCGTTGGGGCTGGTTCGCGTCTGCGCTTTCCCGGTGATAGGGTTTCAGCCGTTGGACCATGAACCTGGGCCGAAGGAGGTGCGGCCCGCAGGGACGTCAGGAGTAGCTGAAAGTCGAAAACAGTCAGGAGTCGAGTCGTACATCGGTAGGCCGACTCCGGAGTGGCTCAGCGGACGCGCTCGTTCTTCCCTGTCATGCAACCCACTGGCCCTGCTCGTACCGGAGCCGGCTGTGGTCAGTTGTCTGTTCATGCAGTTTTCGCCATGACGGCTGGGGGGCCTTCGCATGGCAACCAATCAAGCAGCGATTCGTGTATCGATTCTGGAAGGACCGTGGGCGGCCTGGCAGGGCCTGGCTGACGGGCTCCGTGGTGAAGGCGTGCAGGTCTCCTCGGTGACGAGGGACGTGCGCCTGTTCCTCGACAGCCTGGGGACAGACCCGCCGCAGGTCGCGGTGATGGACGTGGAAGGCGACAGCGAGGCGGCCGTGGGCTGCTCCGTCACGGAGGGCATCAACCTCCTGCGGGAGGCGCGCAAGCGCCGGCTCGAGGTGCGGATGCTGTTGCTCTCCGCGGTGAGCACGCCGGAAATCATCTCGCAGTGTTTTGATGAAGGCGCCTCCGGGTACCTGTTCCGGGCGGGCCTGGGCACCACCGCGGTGGCGTCCGCCATCAACTCGCTGGTTCGCGGCGAGCGGCTGTTCCCGGTCCAGCTCCTGAGGAACGACTTCGAGCATCCACCGGTGACGTCGCCCACCGCGAGCGTGCTGCTGGCGCTCACGCAGCGCGAGCGCGAGGTGCTGGCGTACGTGGCGGGCGGCGCGGACAACTTGAAGATCGCCGCGCACCTGCAGATCGCCGAGCGCACCGTGAAGTCCCACGTCACGCAGCTCTACCGGAAGCTGGGGGCGGAGAACCGCACGCAGCTCGCGCTGAGGGCATGCCACCTGGGCGTCCGGCCGCCGCCGGACCTCTAGGCGAGGCGGGCGTTTCCGCGCATGCAGCACGCCCCCCGGACCCTGGCGTCATGGCCAGGGTTCGCGAGGGGCGTGTGCACGGGCGGCGCCGTGACTACGACTTCAGCTCTTCCATCTTCTTGCGGAGGCTCAGCGGGCGCATGTCCGTCCAGACCTCCTTGATGTACTCCAGGCACTCTGCCTTGAGCCCCTGCTTGCCCGCATCCTTCCAGCCAAGCGCGTTCTCGCGGTCGGCGGGCCAGATGGAGTACTGCTCTTCGTGGTTCATCACGACCTTGTAGACGGTCGTGTCCTCGCGCTCATCCGCCATGGTGTCTCTCCTGGATCGGGCTGGTATCTGGCCATAATCCAGGAAAAGGGGTCAAGACACGGAAGGCGTGGGTGCGGTGGACGTCCGAAGCCCGCATATACTCGCGGGCCATGCGAAGCGTCTCCCGTGTCATCACCGCGCTCGTCCTCGTCTCGGGTGTGGCGTGGGCCGCGCTCGCCCTGGCGTTGACGGGGGCCGGCCCTGAAGGCGCGCACGTCCCGAGGGCGGTGGGCGCGGCGGTCCTCGCGGCGGGCGCGGTGGCGGCGTGGCGGCGTCACTCCCAGTGGGCCGCGCTGGCCGTCGTCGGGGTCGGGTGCGTGGGCATCTGGGGCTGGACCCAGACGGTGCGGCCCGCGGCGCGAGCGGACTGGGCGCCGGACCTGGCGCGCTCCGCCCGGGCGGACGTGGCGGGCACCCGTGTCACGTTGTACGACGTGCGTGACTTCCGCTACCGCAGCACGTCGGACTGGGACGCCGCCTGGTACTCGGCCACGTACGACGCCAAGGACCTCACGGGCGCGTGGTTCATCGTGGAGCCCTTCTCCGGCGTCTGGGGCGCGGCGCACACCATGGTGAGCTTCGGCTTCGCGGACGGGCGCTACCTCGTCTTCTCCGTGGAGGTCCGCCGCGAGAAGGGCGAGACGTTCTCCGCGCTGGGCGGCCTGTTCCGCCAGTTCGAGCTCACCTACGTGGTGGGTGACGAGCGGGACCTGGTGCAGCTTCGCTCCAACCACCGGAAGGATGACGTCTACCTCTACCCGGTGGATGCGTCGAAGGAGCGCATCGCCAGCTTCTTCCTCGACATGGTGGCGCGGATGAACGCGCTCCACGAGAGGCCGGAGTTCTACGACACGCTCACCAACAACTGCACCACCAACCTGGTGCGGCACCTGGAGAAGGTGAGCCAGCGCCAGGTGCCCTATGACCACCGCACCTTGCTGCCCGCCTTCTCCGACGCGCTCGCCTACGAACTGGAGCTCATCGACCGGGACGCGCCGCTGGAGGAGGTGCGCCAGCGCTACCACATCAACGCGCGGGCGCAGGCGGCGGAGGGGCGCCCCGACTTCTCACGGCGCATCCGCGAGCCGCTGGCCAGCGCCGCCGCCGGGCCGTGACACGCCGGGCCTCTCAGGGGGCCTGACGCGCCTTCAGGTGCGTGTCGTAGTGCTGCTGCAGCGTGGCGAAGTAGCCGCGCTCCTCCCAGAGCGAGGCGATGAGCCGCTCGGTCAGCGTCTTCACCTCGGCGCTCTCGCCGGGTTCGGGCGTGCGGGGGCCGGGGGCGCCGCTGCTGAAGAAGGCCCGGGTGGCCTCGGCCATGAGCAGGCGGCTGCCCGCGAAGAGCCGCCGAAGGGCCTGGTTGACGGGGCGTGGGTCCAGCTCCGCGCACGCGGCGACGATGGCGTCGTGGACCTTCCCGGGCCGCGGGCCCTCCATGTCCTCGGGCTTCAAGTCACCCCGGTCCAGCGCGTGGTTGAGCAGGTAGCCGTGGTGCAGGGCCGACGAGGCCACGTCCACGCAGTCCTTCACCCACAGGACGAAGAAGACCTTGCGGAACACCTTGCGCACCGGGAAGAGCGCCAGGCCCTTCACGTAGCTGACCAGCCGGCCGCCGGCCGTCCGGCCGACATGCGAGCCGGCGAGGACCTCCACCGCGCGCGCCGGCCGGGGCAGGCCGTGCTCGGAGAGGATGGTGAGGACCATGCTCTCTCGCGCCTGCCGGAGCGCGTAGTCGTCCAGGAAGGGGACGGGGATGAGGGGCGTCAGGCCGGAGACGACGGCGAGAAAGGCCACGCGGCCCAGTACAGGGGGGAGCTCGCTCTCGGGAGGGCGGGGCTTCGGCTCGGTCATATGACGTTCATATGCCCATCCGGCCCGGCGATTGCGCGGGGCCCGGAGGCGGAAGGGGGTGTTGGCTGTCCTCCAGCCAGGTTTCGTGGCTCAGGCCTTCCGTTCACCCCGGGCGTGAGGCAGCAGCAGGACATGGAGGGTGCTCAACACCGGCGTGGGGACGCCGCGCGCGCGGCCCCGGCGCACCACCGCGCCCTGGAGGGATTCGACCTCCAGGGGCTTGCCGTTCTCCAGGTCGCCGAGCATGGACGGCCGCATGTGGGCGGGCAGCTCGTCCATGTACCGCACCAGGGACTCCGGCGTGCGGGTGGTGGTGACGCCTTCCGCGGCGGCGACGCTGAGGACCTCGAGGGTGGCCTGCCGGAACATCTCGCGGAAGGCCGGATTGTCCCGCAGGGCGCCCACGGGCAGCCGGGCCGCGGTGCTGAACGCGGACATGCAGCCGAGGAAGGAGAGCTTGTCCCAGAGCGCGCCGCGCGCGTCCGCCACGGCCTCCACCGTGACGCCGGCGCCGGCCAGCGCGTCCCTCAGTGCCTGGGCTCGGGCGGAGACGCGCGAGGTGTCGCCGAACACCTCGCCCAGCACGATGCGGTGGTTCGTGCCCGTCTGGGTGATGACGCCCGGCTCGCTGATGATGGCGGAGAGGTACGTGGTGCCGCCCATGACGGCGGCCTCGCCCACGACGGCGGCCACCTCGGACGGGCTGTCCACGCCGTTCTGCAAGGTGAGCACGAAGGGAGGGCTCTCGCCTGGCGCCGGTGTGCCGCGCGCGTCGAGCAGCGTCTTCACCGCGGGGAGCACGGAGGCGACGTCGTAGTTCTTCACGGCGAGGAGCACGGCGTCCACGGGGCCGAAGCGCTGGACGTCGTCGTCGGCCTTGACGGGGACGGTGAAGTCTCCGTCGGGACCGCGGATGGTCAGCCCGTGTTCCCGCATGGCGCGCAGATGGGCGCCGCGGGCGAGGAACGTGACGTCGTGCCCGGCGCGGACCAGCCTCGCGCCGAAGTACCCACCGACGCCTCCAGAGCCCAAGATGGCGAATCGCATGGCGCGGAAGATAACCGCGCGTCCCCAGCGGGGCAGGGCGGAATCACGCGCTCGCGCTCCACGCATCCGCGAGCGGGCTGCTGTGTTGGTGCACAGTCGCATGACGAGGCGCCAAGGCCTCGCCGCCTCGTCGCGACGACTCCAACCGTGCTCAGCGCGTCAGCGACACAGACACCTTCGGCTCCTCGGGAGGCGGGTGCCACGCCAGGGGGCTGGGAGGTGGCGCGGCCTCGCGGGCGAGGGGCCGGTGCCTCGCGATGAACGCCGCGGTGCTCTCCGGGCTGGCACATGCGGAGAGGATGAGCTCGGGCGTCACGAAGGCCGTGGCGATGGCATCCGCGACCCGCACGTCCTTGCTGCCGGCGGCGAGCAGCTCAATCACGTGCGGAGGCGGCGGCTGGAGCAGGGCGTTGGTCCAGTGCGTCGCCGGCGCCGTCGCCGCCCACGAGCTCGCTTCGGCCTCGCGACAGAAGGCCTCGTCGAAGGGACGGTCCGCCGCCAGCGCGGTGACGATGTGCTCCGCCAGCGCGAAGGCGGAAGCGGACCCCGCGTTGGCGCCCTGGCCCGCGACGGGGTCATTCGTCACGTGCGTGTCGCCCACCGCCAGGACGAAGCGGCCACCCGGCAGCGGCGCCCAGCCCTGACGCACCGTCGGCGTGAAGGAGCCCTGCAGGAAGTCGAGCGGCCCGAGCACGCCGAAGCGCGCCGGGTCCACGCGCTCGAACGTGGCGGGCGCGAAGCGGCGCAGGAAGTCCATCAGCATCAACTCGAAGGCGCGCGGGTCTTCGTCGTAGCGCTGGGTGCTCAGCCGTGACAGCTCGCTGCCCGGGAGCGCCTCGATGAGCACGCTGGGAACGCGGCCGTTCGCGGTGACGACCTGGGACTCGAAGATTTCGCCCTGGCCCGGAATCAGGTTGGCGTTCATGCCAATGGGCTCCTGCATGCGCACGCCCTTCAGCAGCGCGGCGAACAGCATGCGCGGCGGCTGCGTGTGCGGCGACAGCTCCGGCACGCGGGGGAACAGGCGCGTCAGGCCATTTCGCCCGGTGGCGACCACCATCAGCGCGTGCTGCCGCGCCAGGCGCTCCAGCACGTCCAGGTCGACGGGGAGGACCTCCAGCTTGCCGCCGCGCGCGACGAAGTCCTCCGCGAGGCGCGGCTGGTACTGACGGTAATCCACGAAGATGGAAGGCGAGTCCACGCGGCCCCGGAGGCTGAACGGCTGGGGGCCGCCGTTGACGTGGATACCGATGTAGAACATGTCGGCGTTGGGGCCGCTCCAGTGGTCCACGCCCAGGATGCGCTCCCGCATGCGCGTGGGGGCGTGGTGCGCCACCGTGTTGAGCAGACGGGAACCACGTAGCCTGCCGGGCTCCTGCTCCGTGTAGAGCGTCACGGGGACACCGTGGGACAGCAGCTTCAGGCCCAGGTGAAGTCCTGCGGTGCCAGCGCCAACAATTCCAATGCGCTCCATGTGACTTTCCTCCATGTCGGGAAGGACCCCCCAAGGGTCGGGGGGCTTCCTTAACACAACACAAGCGAAAGACTTCAGACGGGACGTACTTGATAGCCGAGAAAAAGAGAGGCGCGTTGCGTCATGCCCCGTTGGGCAGTCTTTGGCGTCGGGTTGGGAACAGCAGGCGCAAGGCTTTACAGTGGGGCTCAATGGCCCAGTTCCTCGACGTGGCGTTGAAGGTAGGAGACCTGACCGAGTTCTCCTCGGACGCGGTGCTGTTCAAGTACGCACAACGTCTCTATGGCGTGACGGGTCAAGCGGCGCGGCGCCTGGAGCAGGCGGGCGTCCCGGAGACGTCGCTGGCGTTGGCGCCGGGAGCGCACCGGTTCGTGGAGACGCGGGGCGCCCTGACCGCGCCGCTGGCGCTCTTCCTGGGCACCGTCCGCCTGGGCGAGTTCGGCTACCACGAGATTCGCCAGTTCGCGGTGCGCGCGCTGACGGCGCTGGAAGGCCATTCAGGCCTCGCGCACGTCGCGGGCACCGTCCACGGGCCCAACTACGGCCTGGATGAGGATGAAGCGGCGCTCGCCTTCGTGGGCGGGCTGGTTGAAGCCTTCCAGCGTGGCGCCGGCCCTCAATCCCTGACGCGCTTCACGGTGGTGGAGCGGGACGCGCGCCGGGCGCAGAGGCTGGTCAAGGCCATGACGCGTGGGCTGAGCGCGACGCCTGGCGTGGAGCCGCTGCCGGACGGCGGCTTCCGGGTCCGGCGCATGTCCGCCGTGACGCAGGCGCCGCCCCTGGCGACGGCGGGCACCGTGTCCATGGCAAAGCCTCACGCCTTCGTGGCAATGCCTTTCGCGCCGGAGATGGAGGACACGTACCACTACGGCATCCTGGGGCCGGTGAAGGCCGCGGGCCTGCTGTGCGAGCGCGTGGACCAGGAGCGGTTCGACGGCCCCATCATCCAGCGCATCCGCGAGCGCATCGAGACGGCGAAGGTGGTGATCGCCGACCTGTCGCTCGCCAATCCCAACGTGTACCTGGAGGTCGGCTACGCGTGGGGGCGGGGCCGGCCCACGCTGCTGCTGGTGCGCGACGTGAAGGAGCTCCGCTTCGACGTCGCGTCCTATCGCTGCATCGTCTACCGCAGCATTCGGGAGCTGGAGACGCTGCTGTCGAAGGAGCTCCAGCGCCTGGACTGAGGCGCGCGCGTCACCACCCGCGCGCGGTGATGGCGTACTGGCCGGCCCAGGCGCCCTGGCGCAGCAGGTGCAGCGTGTCGTGCAGGTTGACGGAGGCACAGGCGTGGTTGGGCACCACGCGCACGCGCTCGCCCACGTAGGGTCGCCATGAGGTGTTGGAGAGGTCCAGCAGGCCGTGCTCCTCGGACAGGCCGCGGACCAGGACCTCCGGCTTGCCGAGCAGGGCGCCGTAGACGCCCGTGTCCGTGAAGCCTTCCTCCTTGGCCAGGGCCTTGGAGCCCGCGTCGATGACGGCCTGCCCCGGCACCGTCGTGCTCACCACGGTGGCCAGCACGGAGTACGCGCATTCGTCCCACGCGCAGGCGCCCACGGACACGGCGTTGCGGTCGTTGAAGATGTTGATGCCTGGGCGAATCTCCGTGAGGCCGGTGACGTCATGCGAGCGCCACAGCGTCGGCGTGGAGCCGCCGCTCACGGTTCCGGGCCGCAGCCCCGAGTCCGTCAGGGCCTCGATGAAGGTGGCCAGCCGCTCGGACTGCTCGCGCATCGCCGAGCCCAGCTTCTCCTGAGGCAGGCGAAGGTGGCCGGCGTAGAAGGTGATGCCCCGGTACTCCAGGCCACTGCCGAACGCCACGTTCCCGGCCAGGGCGATGGCGTCCTCT
Proteins encoded in this window:
- a CDS encoding J domain-containing protein, with the translated sequence MNAAAANWQTLENVDVECTHCGIRMTLQPGTRVRYYRCSGCHRWVSSVYSDVFRADAKVRTHPVKDTGAQDEQFIEVKDRLDRWLSAREEQDPYHLLGVSPLDSAETVRARYHALAMERHPDRGGSAEKMRELNVAYERILRHRQRKRQEALSAGVPVASASVLPARSR
- a CDS encoding DUF4105 domain-containing protein — translated: MRSVSRVITALVLVSGVAWAALALALTGAGPEGAHVPRAVGAAVLAAGAVAAWRRHSQWAALAVVGVGCVGIWGWTQTVRPAARADWAPDLARSARADVAGTRVTLYDVRDFRYRSTSDWDAAWYSATYDAKDLTGAWFIVEPFSGVWGAAHTMVSFGFADGRYLVFSVEVRREKGETFSALGGLFRQFELTYVVGDERDLVQLRSNHRKDDVYLYPVDASKERIASFFLDMVARMNALHERPEFYDTLTNNCTTNLVRHLEKVSQRQVPYDHRTLLPAFSDALAYELELIDRDAPLEEVRQRYHINARAQAAEGRPDFSRRIREPLASAAAGP
- a CDS encoding DivIVA domain-containing protein; translation: MKITPLDIRQKRFETALRGFSRREVEAYLELIAGEFEEVVKENIALKEEVKRTQFKVEQHQERERTLQETMVTAQRISEDLKDAAKKEAEIIIADAEHQAEKIVHGAHQRLVQVVEDINELKRQRTQFESQVRSVLDAHQKLLETFKSPTFADRDYARVEDNVAYLSQKKANGDS
- a CDS encoding MbtH family protein, giving the protein MADEREDTTVYKVVMNHEEQYSIWPADRENALGWKDAGKQGLKAECLEYIKEVWTDMRPLSLRKKMEELKS
- a CDS encoding RDD family protein, translating into MRPAPTPHLDVATPERVALTLPVAGIGYRCLAWLVDASLLFFFWLVAYFVFTLLVSDVLGVFQALSGLGQTLLVVGVFATQWLYWTVSEVFFHGQTVGKRVLGIRVVRTDGSPVGVYESAVRNLCRAVDFMPMLYAAACVSMLLTRQHRRLGDLLAGTLLVREERIDLDKYTAAPTAPAPLPPEAGARPLAPEDVELVLSFLSRAPGLAPEVRRRLGARLVERVGPADADARAAVLASAESTEAFLRARVQGGR
- a CDS encoding peptidase MA family metallohydrolase; protein product: MRHLLVLLLLLAAPGARAQEPGGPHGAHAHDVVSDAALVPLTRPPQVSGELTTQRFRILHTAAATAAAHELSQQIEGVRDRFGTILGKDWPGVTEIRLGVGRAEFEALALPGGRPPGWAVALAYPAHQIILLDALSLHAPDGQQTLRHELAHVALGQLAPSWPRWFQEGVAQYVTGERYSLTHYSALFRAVTQERVFHFEHLDRSWPDVPSDVEIAYAQSAAFVAHLSAKFGPTAMAALVDGVARGEPFETAFGKAFRTSLLVEETDWREGLAARYGWLPLTTSSALVWLGASFLCVAAYARRRQQRAAKLAELAAQDAAEDAALRLLAAQAAQAHPQGPGVSTGDATWPDWPAGPPTPEGHLEARDGETPADGTLSDFPGEADDEDSHHGRPPKPTLH
- a CDS encoding ketopantoate reductase family protein, which encodes MRFAILGSGGVGGYFGARLVRAGHDVTFLARGAHLRAMREHGLTIRGPDGDFTVPVKADDDVQRFGPVDAVLLAVKNYDVASVLPAVKTLLDARGTPAPGESPPFVLTLQNGVDSPSEVAAVVGEAAVMGGTTYLSAIISEPGVITQTGTNHRIVLGEVFGDTSRVSARAQALRDALAGAGVTVEAVADARGALWDKLSFLGCMSAFSTAARLPVGALRDNPAFREMFRQATLEVLSVAAAEGVTTTRTPESLVRYMDELPAHMRPSMLGDLENGKPLEVESLQGAVVRRGRARGVPTPVLSTLHVLLLPHARGERKA
- the fruA gene encoding response regulator transcription factor FruA; this translates as MATNQAAIRVSILEGPWAAWQGLADGLRGEGVQVSSVTRDVRLFLDSLGTDPPQVAVMDVEGDSEAAVGCSVTEGINLLREARKRRLEVRMLLLSAVSTPEIISQCFDEGASGYLFRAGLGTTAVASAINSLVRGERLFPVQLLRNDFEHPPVTSPTASVLLALTQREREVLAYVAGGADNLKIAAHLQIAERTVKSHVTQLYRKLGAENRTQLALRACHLGVRPPPDL
- a CDS encoding HEAT repeat domain-containing protein, producing the protein MRPLLLAGLLLATTARAQAPATPATPAPAAPAEAAPAPATDDTALLRGLLGAARPAPEEIRAIAIEDLALLGDARALDTLATLLWDPNPRIQQAALRAVALFQHPRAEEILANVVRHPRMPDALKIQALNGLVFQRTPTARQAVQDAAVDARLTAGVQNAARTVVSQWAPARR
- a CDS encoding stage II sporulation protein M, producing MATPLPAYVARRRADWDALQALLAKQRSGTLKLEELRTLDTLYRRASADLAHAQTFYAGTDAHRFLNQLCGQAYASIYQPPRERWPALRHFFRREFPATLRRERGFVGASAALFFLGILLGALVVLWEPRGAELLVPSGVRHYVAQGRMWTDDLLSVAPPNSVASGIATNNLTVTIATFALGLTFGLGTLFILVNNGVHIGAITALCAREGMLGGMLDFIAAHGPVELSIIIIAGGAGLMVGQALIDPGELPRGQALAVRGREAVKLVLGCAPFLALIGVVEGYVSPGDLFPTWVKAALGLALGALFWGYLLRAGRTEAEATGTPADSAS